The DNA region CTACCTTTGTGTAGGGATAAATCCAAAAACGAGGTCTGATTTCAGCACAAAAAGAGAAAAATTTCAGGATTATTTTACATCTGCAATTTGAATCCAATCAGCTGTACTTGGATCACGTGATGGTTTAATTATGTTGGAAACAACAATTGCATCCATATATAACGCTCCTCCATATTCGTATAGAGAGCCGATTGTTGGATAGGGCGTTGATTTCCATGGTTTGCTAAAATCCGTTGGATCCATATCGTCCTCCGTGTACATCTTTTTCGACAGATCGATCATTACCAATCTGTTGTCACGATAGATGTCCATATATTCCTGGATAGATGGATTCGTCGCAGCCTCTGCTTTAGACACACGCTTGTTATCAAGAGAAACCCAGTATTCACCGTTATCAACATACACAATGCCGTGACCCAATGAAAGGCCGCTTATGCTTGCATTTACGTTATCAAGAAATGTCTGCCAGTCTACTTTCGTAATAATCGTATAGGTATCTTCGAATGAAGCAATCCCGCTGCCTCCCCCTCCGCTACCACTACCCCCTCCTCCGCTTCCCGCTTTCCCGATCTTTTTCTCTGCCAGAAGCGTCGAAACTCCTTTATCACTCGTATATACTACCGACACCGTATCGACTGCCTCCGTTCCTGAATCCCAGCTAAGTGTTATACCCGGACCAAAATCCACGTTCCCGCCGAACGCGGCTGTTTTATCCACACTCCCAATGAAGATCTTATAGCTGCCTGCCGGGAGAACGTCTCCGTTCAGATGAGTAACCGTAATGATATTTCCCTGCTGACCTATTGATATTCCAAGAATTGGTGCTGGTTCCGGCAGGCCGTAACTCATCATTGCCGCTCCCACAACGCCGATAAGAACGATTGTGAGGGCTATGAGAAAAATCGTCCCGATGACAGGAGAGACGGCATCATTCTTCTGCGAACCAGGAAGTATCATACTAATGATATACAGAATCTTTATACTATATTAATCAATACCTGAAGGCAAAACCCGGATGATATTCTTGGTTAATGAGGATAAAATCATCCAAAAGATCCCAAGAAAAAGTATTATCATCTCCTCCACCCCAAGAATCTTTATTATGACGGATGTTCCGGGTGAATTGACCGATGAGGAAATCCTTCTGCGTGCTGAAGAGATTCGTAAATCTCAGGAGGCCAAGAAGGCTGAAGAACTCAAAAAAGCCGAGGAAATACGACTGGCCGAAGAGGCCAAGAAGGCCGAGGAGCTAAGGAAAGCAGAGGAGATCAGACAGGCTGAAGAGGCTAAAAAAGCTGAAGAACTTAAGAAAGCAGAGGAACTGGTCAAGGCTGAGAAGGAACGAAAAGCAAGAGAAGCCAAATCCATTGGCCCTGATGAGAAAAAGCCGGCAAAATCCCACAAAGGTCTGAAGATATTCGGGATCATTCTCCTGCTGATCATTATTTTTGCAGGTGTCGTTCTCATCTCTGCCGATGTGACGATAACCGCAGGAACGGATAAAAGCTACGGGTATGATACGACCTACAATGTCTGGATTCCGCTTGATAAAGAACTGAACATCGGCGGCTACAAAGTCATTGCTCTCTCTCCTTCATCAGGCGGCTCTATGATGATCTCCCTTGGCGGCGTGACCTATCCGCTTGAGGTCAATACGGTGACCAATGTTCCAGATCAGACCGGTACGTTGACCATCTTCTGGGGAAAAGTAACGGTAATGAAGGTACAGTATGAGGTGGCCCTCACGTATCTCGGCAACACTAACGACAATCAAGCAGCGTTCAGAATGCTGATCTCGAGCGATCGGCAGCTGCCGGAGTTCCTTATTTCCCTCTTCCTCTCATCAAGCGGGGTTAAGGTTCAGTCAGTCTGAGGAAAAATGACAACAAAAACCCTGGTGCTTGGCATCCTGGAAAAAAATCCCGGTGCGTATGTATCGGGGGAATACATCGCTTCCGAGCTTTCGGTCTCGAGAACTGCTGTATGGAAAGCGATTCGGACACTGCAGAGTGAAGGCTATAATATCACAGCAGTATCCAACAAAGGATATCTTCTGGAAAACTCAGATGTCCTCTCGGCTGAAGGCATTCGCTCCAGACTTCTGCCGAAGTATGCCGATACGGTCGTCATCGTCAAGACTTCGACTGAATCGACGAACATCGACGCAAAAGTTCTGGCCGCCGCCGGAGCAAAACACGGAACCGTGATCCTTGCAGAGGAGCAGACTGCCGGCAGAGGGAGATACGGAAAATCTTTTTACTCCCCCAAAGGCACAGGGATCTATCTGAGTATCATCGCCCGGCTTGGGATCTCCTTTTCGGACGCGGTAATGATCACGACTGCGGCGGGCGTTGCCGTCTGCAGATCGATCGAATCCGTTTCCGATCTTGATCCGAAAATCAAATGGGTCAACGATATATTTTTGAACGGGAAAAAGATCTGCGGGATCGGGACCGAGGCGGTCAGCAATATCGAATCGGGAATGCTCGAGTCGGTGATCGTCGGAGTCGGTGTGAACTTCAAAACCTCAGAGTTCCCGGAGGATCTAAAAGATATCGCGGGTCCGCTGTTTCCAAAGGATTTCCCGCTCACGAGAAATGCGTTTGCCGCAGTTTTGATCAATCATCTGCTGGATATGTTTGCCGCTCTTCCTGAGAAGAGTTTCATCGGGGAGTACCGTGAGAGATCTCTTATTCTTGGAAAAGAGATCATGTTTCTCGAGAAAAATGTCTGGCACTCTGCAAAAGCAGTTGACATCGACGACAAAGGCGGGCTGGTTGTCGAAGCCGACGGAAAAATCAGGACACTGACCTCGGGTGAGGTCAGCGTTCGCATTTAGACAAAAAGCGAGAGAATCACGGTCGGCACGAGTGCGAGATAGAGCAGAACAAGCGATACGGCGATAACAACGCCGAAGACGACTGGGTTCCATTTCATAATCTTTTTTCCGTCAAGCGGCCCGACCGGCAGCATGTTGAAGAATGCTAGCATCGCATTGACCTGGAAGCCGATCAATCCCAGATAGAACAAAAATCCCGGGAGAGTGAAGAGGACGATTCCTGTCGAAGGCGACATCATGAATCCGATGATCATGATGATGATAAACGGGATGATCAGGACCAGATTCGTCAGAGGTCCGGCGATGGAGATGAGTCCGTTCTCTTTTTTGGTCATCTCGCGACCGGCCGTGTTGATGAGTGTTGCTCCGGGTGCGGCAAATACGATTCCCGTGATGGCCGCAACGACAACGGCGATGATCAGCATCTGCGTGCTTTTTCTGAATTCTGCCCAGTAACCGAACCTCATGGCGGTGAATTTGTGGGCAAGTTCGTGAAGCACGAAGGAAAGTCCGACCGCGATCAGCGATACGAGGAAGGTTATCAGAAGTCCTTCTACGGTTATATTTTGATAGTCGGTAAGTAATGCAAATCCGCCGTTGATGCCTAACGTAAAGGCAACACCGAGGACAAGCCAGGCGATCAGAAGATCTTTTCTTTCAAACGGGGAGATTTTATCTAAGAGACTCATTTATTCACCACATCCTGCACGGACACAATCCTCGAGAGTGCCTAAAAGCGGCGTCGCTTTGCACATTCCCGGGAGATACGTGAATGCTTTTCCGGAGTTCGTCATGACGACTCCGGCTCTGTCCATCAGCGGCGAGACGACCATGCAGGTGTCGGGTACGATTTTTGCGCCGCTGTTTTGGATCTTTGCACAAAGATCCGGGTGTTTTGCTTTCATCTCCTCTGCAGCGAAGATGTAGAACGGCATCACGACCCGTCTGTTTTCCAGAAGGAAGGCCAGTTCTTCCAACTCTTCCTCGGAGACATGGGGACATCCAAGAGCTACGACATCTGCTTCCAGACTGCCGAACAGCTCGTCGATCTCGGACACTTCGATCTCGACGACTTCGCGGTCATCCTCTTCGATATGTTTTTTGAAGAAGGGGAACCGGGTCTCCGGGGTGATCTCGTTTACATGGTACAAAGCGACTGCTCCGCTTGCGGCCATGGCGGCTCCCAGACTTTTGAGCATATCACGGTTGGGACGAAGCTCGGTGAAAAACGGGATCCTGTTTCCGGAGATTGCTCCGGCGATGATCCCGAGAGCCCCGTAATGGGCATTGGTCCAGGATTTCGTCGCCGCCGGATCGTCGATGTGGAACTCGATCTGCGGGATTCGGTTCCTGACGATGTGCAGACCGTAATATGGGGTCTTTCCGGTAAGGGCAGACGCGAGAGCCGAAGGCCCTCCTTCACGGTTTGTTCTTGCTCCGAGAACGGAGTTCACGTAGCTGACCGCCGAGGACTCCGACCATGCGAGATGGTCTCCCCGTTCGATGATGTTGAAGTAGTACGGCGTGCAGGTGCAGGTCGGCCGGATCCCGAGCCGGGTATATGCGGCGTTGACCTCCAGCTGTTTTTTCGCAAAATCGTCCGGGATGCCAAGATTCTGCCATTCGTCACGCGGCATGCCGATCGGGTTTAAAAATGACGGGACAACCGCTTTTCCAGACAGGGTGTTGAGCCATGAGAGCCCCGCGTCCCCGATCGTTTTAAACGAGGCGCCGGATACCTGAACGCTTTTAACTTCGATGAACTTCTCCGCCTCGTAGATTTTTCCGAGAGCGAGGAGGATCTCCATCATTTTTTGTTTGGTTTCGCCGTATTCTCCGTTCAGCAGCGCCTGATCATATTTGTCTAGTTCCATTGTTCACTTCCTTATTATTCAATCCCATTCAGCACGGATAAACTCATCTTCCAAACCGAGCGGAATGGTCGCATCCACCCCTGCCTTCACATTCATGCCGTCTCCGATCCTGCAGGGATCAAGGGAGGATCCCCTGACACCCGAAATAATCATGACATCCGTATCTGCCCGGACGCGGGTTGCGATCGCGAACTCCACATCCGAGGGGTCGTAGATGTTGATGTCTTCATCGACGATCACGACATGTTTGAGTGAGGTGTGGGCGGCGAATGCTGCCATGATGGCATTTTTCCCGTCCCCGTCGGTCATCTTTTTGATCTGGATGACCGCATGGAAGTATCCTGCTCCTCCCGGTGTCAGGTAAACGTCTTTTACGTTCGTGACGCCCGAAACTGCCTGATAGATCCTCGGTTCATAGGGAGCTCCCATGAGCATTTTGTGTTCTGCGCCGGCAGGAACAATCCCGTGATAGATGAAATCGGGCTTTGTGTGCATGCCGACGATCTCAAGCACGGGCTGCATCCTAACGGGATCGTAGGTCCCGCTGATGTCGACGAACGGCCCTTCTTCATGGAGGTCAGGCGTCAGATAGCCGTAAAGAATGATTTCTGCATCGGGAACCTGGATTCCGTTTGGACAGGTGAATAGATCCAGCTCTTTTCCGAGGATCTCGGCCGCATAGTTCATCTCTTTTCCCTCGGGAACGCGGGTGGATGCGGCAAAGGTTACGGCGGGGTGGGGTCCGATCACTATTGCGATCGGCAGTTTTTCTCCTTTTGAAAAAGCCTGCTTCATCAGTTTGTAGGTGTGGCGTCCTTCGACGATCCTGCCGATCAGATGGGTTTCATCCAGGACCTGCAGGCGGTGGATCGAGGCGTTGGTGACCCCGTTCCATTCTGAAAACACGATCCCCGAGGTCAGATATTTTCCTGCATCCTTTGGGAAATGCTTCATGATCGGGATCTTTGAGAGGTCGGCCTTTTCGAACTGAAGAGTACCCGCATCCCGGGTTTTTCCCGCGTAGGTGCAGGCGGCGAGTGTTTTTACGAGCCTCTCCTTTGGAATATTCAATGCTACCGAGAGCGAATCCCGGTCGAAGATGGTGTTCATCACACAGCGGTGACCATCCATATTCGAAAACTCCAGCATCTTATTTGTCCGGAAGGCAAGCTTCGGGGCTTCGTAGATGGAAGAGACCGGGTCTTTGATCTCTTCGACAAGCCCTGCTTTTTTCATCTGCAAAATAAATTCTCTCATTCTTTCCACCGAGTTCCAATGGTATGTTCGATCCCGAAGTGATCAAGAATCCGTGCGGCGATCATATCTGCAAGCTCGTCCAGAGTATTCGGATGGGTATACAGCGGCGGGGACGCAGGCAGGATCAGGGCTCCGGCATCGTGGGCCGCGAGCATGTTGACGAGATGAACCCGCGAATACGGCGTCTCCCGAGGGACGAGAATGAGCGGTCTTCTTTCTTTGAGACAGACATCGGCGGCTCTCGCGATCAATGTGGTCGAGTATCCATTTGCAATCTGGGCAAGGCTTTTCATACTGCAGGGAACGATCACCATTGCATCAAACTGAAACGATCCGCTGGCGATTCCCGCTTCCAGATCGAAATTCTCTTCATAATGTACCGGGTAGCCGGAGAGATCGACCTCTTCGAGTTTGGCGACGGTCCGTGCGGTATCCGAGATGATGAGAAAAACTTCGGCTTTTGTCTGTTTGAGCGCCTCAAGTAACCGTTTTGCATACAGTATCCCGGATGCTCCGGTCACCCCGACGACGATCCTCTTCATATCTATACTATAGTACCTGGGAGTTTATCTTGTTTTGTTGCCCGGCGCAGGGAAAGGACCTCCCGTGCCGCGTCGCCGACCTTTTCAAGGATATCTGCCGGGGCAAACACACCAAGACGCCACTGATCCTGCCTTGTTGCATTCATCATGGATAACAGCGGGATGATTTCTTCAAAAGCGACAAGGTCGTGCTGGTTTTGTACCTGGACCATCATCCGCATCTCTTTTCGGATGGGGGGTATGTCGAGGATGATTTTTTCATCGGGGACACCTGCTGTTTCGGCGATCGCCCGCTTCATCCGGTCTTTCTCTTCCGGTCTAAGGGTCGAGAGCCGGTTCATGTCCAGTTGTTCGCGCCCGGTGTAGACCGCCCGCTTGTAGAGATCTCTTCTCCATATCCTGTGCATCATCTCTTTGGAGACGCTTGATGGCGAGTTCATAAGAAGAGTTGTTCCTGCAAGGTCGTCCATTCTCATGAATGCATCCGGTTTTTCGTCGGCGAAATGACTTCTTCCGGCAAGCAGAAACATCTGTTCTGCGATTCTGCCGACGTGATGATAATAGACGGAAGGCCCCATGAGCGTTCTCGCAATCAAAAGTGATTCAGCCGCCGCGATGCCGGATTCTTTGATGGCAAGTCCGTCTTCCGTCAAAACAAGGGACTGGATAAGCCGGCCGGCATCGAGATTTCCGTATGGGACTCCGGTATAGTGTGCATCGCGTAAAAGATAATCCATCCGGTCAACGTCAAGATCGCCGTGTATGATCTCGGCGAGCCGGTGATGTCCTGAAACGATCCCGGCGATTTCGTGAGGATCCGTGCCGTTCTCATCCAGAATGTCGGAGATCTCCGGCATTATCAGGAGCGGTGCGATATCATCATGGGAGAACGGCCCGTACTCAGCCCGGAGTTTTTCGCTTGCATGGGAGAACGGTCCGTGTCCAATATCATGGAGAAGGGCGGCCGTGCAGACCAGAAGCGTATCGTCCTTACTCAGATCGAGCTGCCTTGCAAGCAGAGAAGCGAGATGCATCGCTCCAAGCGAGTGTTCGAAACGCGTGTGGTTCGCTCCCGGATACACGAGATATACGAATCCGAGCTGTTTGATATATCTGAGCCGCTGAACGACTTCCGTATCCAGAAGGGGGACGAGAGGCGTTGGAACTTCGATGTATCCGTGGACCGGGTCTTTGATCTGCTTTGCCATTTCTCAGGATGATGTGAGCGTGTTTTTGAGGTTGGCCGGATCTTTTCCGCCGTCGCTGAATGTAACTACGGATGTATGTTCTTTGATGATCCTGCCGTCTTCCACAGTATATATTACCGCATATTTGCTCTCCCCGTAGTAGACCCGAATCAGAGATGCTGCATCGATGTAATCGCCCTCTTCGGTTCGGATGACCGGAATCTGTGTTCCGTCGGCCGCCGTAACGGTGAGGAGTTCTACGCCGAACCATTCTTCCAGGGTCTGGGCCTGCCGATCCGAGGCCGTTTGGATTCCCAGTCCGGCAAATCCGAGGGCAACCCCGGTCGTTACCATGCAGACTGCAAAAATGACCGCTATTATTTTCAGATATGTCTCCATGAATACTGTATTCGGGGTAAAAGGTAATGAATTTTTATATCAAAATAAGAAGGAGCATGCCGATTGCGGCACAGATAACCGTACACCATCGAATCGTTTTGATGATCGTTTTCCCTCCCTCTTCAAGGGTTTGTTCGGGATATCCTATCTGATAGACGCCGGGTTTTTCGAACATGACCCCGCAGCCGCCGGCGATCAGACTCATGGGAATACCGCCGTTGAAACCCGGCCGTGATTTCCGGTCGTGTTTGAAGATGTACCATGCCTGTTTGATTCTCCCTTTCAAAAGGAAGATGAGAAGCAAAACTGCTCCGGTAATCCGTGCCGGGATATACGCGAGGATATCGTCCATTCTCGCAGGGAACCAGCCAAGGCGGATTCGGTCGTCTTTGTAGCCGAGCATGGCATCCATGGTGTTTGCCGATCGAAACAATACTGCCCCGACGATCCCCATGCCGAAGAGGAGTTCAAAAACCACGAACCAGAAGATCGGTGCGATAATGCTGTCGACCAGGTTTTCTGCTGCGGATTCATACGCTCCCGATCTGATTTGTTCGAAGGTCAGATTCTTTGTGTCCCTGCTTACGAGATACTGGACGGCTTTTCTCCCCTCTTCTTCACCCTGTTCCAGAGCCTTTTCGACGGCTCCGACATGTTCTTCCAAGGAGCGCCATCCGATGCAGAATGCAAGGGCGAGTGTGGAGAACGGGAGGGAAATATACCACGGCGTGTAGAGCAGAATGAGGAGACACGGCAGGATCACGATACTTACGGTCAGCAGCCAGCCGCAGATTCCCACGAATCGTTCGGTTCGTTTGGGATAATAATTCGTTCGTCCCCATAGACCGATGAATCTCCCAATCAGCGCTACCGGATGAAAATTAGAACGCGGATCACCGATCAGACGGTCGATGACCAGTCCGAAAAAAAGAGTTACTGCACCGATCGCCATGTAATGATGATTCCGGCGAGCATGATAATATAGAGAATCACTGCCATGACGGTGTTATTGACTGCGTCGGGAGCTAGTATCCAGAAGATGAGTACGATGAAGCCGAGGATCGGGGCGATGAAGTTGATCAGAATCACACTCCATCCGATCTTTGTGAGAGGAGCGGGTTTGTTTTTCTGCTGTACTGGCTCAGCTGCGACCGGCTCCTTTTTCTCTTCGAGTTCGGGAAGGATCACATTCACGGTGAAGCCGGAACGCCGCATGCCGTATCCGGAGATGACCTGCATCTCGAAACTGCCGGGGTTTGCTGAAGGCAGGATGTCGACTTTGATTTCCGACTCGGCCTCGACGTAGAGGTTTTCATACGTGAAACTGGTGTATGCCGATCCTTCGGTCCTCAGTGTCGCGTGTGTGGGTGCACCGAAGTTCACGATCCTTATATGGAGGGCCGTGCCTGCACTGACCTCAACGGAGTCGGTCGAGACCTCGAGTGAGTTTATTCCAAGACGATTCAGCTGGACTTCAACGATTGGCATTTTTGGTTACCTCTGATCTTCCGGAAGGAGATTTGCGATCCCGGATGAGATCGGATACACCCGTTTGCATGCAGTACACGTCAGGAGTCCTTCCATTATTTCTGTATCATTACCCTCCATCTCTGTAAGCATAAACTTTCCCTTGCATACGGGGCAGCAGATGATGTCAAGTATCCGTCTTTTCATGAATTAGAGCTCTGATCTGATGTCGATGATATGCGACTGGTCCGGGCCGGTGGAAATGATGCCTACTGGTTTTCCCGTGTCGGCTTCGATCTGGTCGATGAACGCCAGTGCTTTCGGGGTGAGTTTTGCGTAGTCGGTTGCTCCGTAGACCGATTCGTCGATGTGGTCGATGCCGGTTATTGCGATCGTCGTGCAGCCGTTGATCATGGCAGAATAGCGGGCCATTTTTCCATCCCACATACCAATACGGCGTTCTCTGTGGGTAACGGCGCCGAATTCCTGGATTCCAAGGGCGATGGATTCGTCATGGGTAAGTTCGGTTGGGAAGGGTCCTTCGCCGACTCGTGTTGGAAACGCTTTGAAGACAACGACGACGTCATCGATGTTGGTGGGTCCGACACCGACATCAGCAGCCATCTGGGATGCCGAAGTGTCTTTGCTGGTGACAAAGGGATAGTTTCCATAGTAAAGGGAGATGCCGAACCCTTGCGTTCCTTCGATAAGGATGGAGTCGCCTTTTTCAATCGCGTCGTTGACGTTTTGGGCGACGTCTGTTATGTAGGGTGCGAGTTCGGGGACATCCCGTGCAAGTCTGCCTTTTCTCATGACACGGTCTGAGTTAGCAGGCCCGCACCCTGAGCCGGTTGAACCGACTGTTTTTGACAGGTGTGGGTCTTTTTTGTCGAGAAGGATGTGTTCTTCTTCGATGATTCCGCATCGGCTGTCGATCCTGGTCCTGCCGGCACACTTCAGGATGTCAAGTTCGTGAGCAAATACTCTCGGGTCAACCAGTACGCCGCTGCCGATCATGAGTTCCGCTTTTGGATAGAGGAATCCTGAAGGAATCATGCGGACAACGTACTTTTCATTTTGCACGTTTATGGTGTGGCCTGCGTTCGGTCCGACCCCGCCGCGGGCAATGATGGTTGCTTGGTCTTTTTGCGCAATGTGGGCGACGATTTTCCCTTTCCCTTCGTCGCCAAAAAAGCCGCCGACTATGATCGTACTTGGCATGGTTATCGAATATTATTGGATGCAGTTGGTGATAAGGACTTGGGTTAGCGGGTTGAACGCTGAAAGCGGCCGACCTCAGCAGAGCAAGCTGAAAGCTTGCGATCGGGGCGGGCCACGTCTGAAAGGCGTGGCCTCAGCTAAGCAAACCGCAGGTTTGCGATTGTGGACGATGATGAATCCCTCCCTTCAAAGAAAACCACTCCTCTAAATCTCTCCAGCAAAGATATGGTCTACATCCGCACTATTATATTATAGTGCAGCTTCTTCCTTCTAGTCGCATGTGACGTATTCTCAGCGGTAGCAATCCGTCATTTGTCGAAACGAATTGTGCGGTTATTTCGCTAGAATGGCATGCCCATAAGGATGCGTGTTTTCTTTTTGGGCTCACGTTATCGCCGATATCAATCTAAAACCGGGGCCATGACCACAAAGTCTATTATATTACATAATCAAATATCAAAGCATATTCCGTTCATCGGAGTATGACCCTTGCAGAATGCTTATTCGACATATGTCGAATATCACGTATCGCATGTCAAACATGCACAACCAAATTTACAATCCTAATTTAGGAGGAATTGATTACATGAAAACAACTAAAACAATTGCAGCAGTCCTCGCTGTATTCCTTGTTGCCGTTCTCTTTATGGGAGCGGGTGCAGCAGCGGATCCATCAACGGGTGATACTGTGTACGTATATCAGTACGGTGCAGTCAACGCAAGCTCTACCTATACCCTGTGGGTAGGCGGTCAGCCTGCTGGCCAGATCGCTTCAGGTCAGATAAATTCTGATGGTACAATTGACAGCGCTGATGTCACACCAGGTCTCTATTCTCTTAACCCAAGTGCTCCTGTAGATCTCTTTACCGTCAAATTCCCTGCCCTTACTCTTGCTGTATACAAAGCAGGTACCGGCGACTCTATTGCAGATACCACTGTTATAAAGGCTCAGGCTATTGACTTCTCGCTTACAGGTCTTAACGGACTTAATTACAGTGTTAAGTTTACCACACCAGCTGGTGGATCAACCTACGAGTTTGGTGAGAATTCTACTGGATCCCCACTTATCTGGAATGAGACCGCTACAAAGACCCTTACCGGTGTTTACCTCACAAACGTGACCTCTGGTACCTGGTCTGCCAAAGCTTCATTTGCAAAAGGCACCGTCGCCACGAAGTTAATCTCTACCACTCCGGATAAGTACGTTGATTCCAACAAGGTTTCCTTCACTGTTGGTTCTGAAGTAACAGATTCAATCTCCATCAACAAGGATTCAATTATCCGCGGAGCTTCCATCCTGGTTACCGTCACTGGTACTCCCAATGACTATGTTGATGTTTCCATCAACAATGCAGGTTTCACCCTCCTCGCAGGTCAAACTAAAGTTTGGGGAACCACATCAGGGAACTATCTGACTAATTTCACGGTACAACTCAGCTCAAGTGGAACTAAGACCGTCCAGCTCAACACTGACAGCTCTTCAGATGATACTACCTACACGTTCACCACTAACCAGACTCCTTCCCAGAAAGCAAAAGTTAGTGTTGCAGAAGGTACTGTGACTGCTGTTGCA from Methanocorpusculum labreanum Z includes:
- a CDS encoding adenylosuccinate synthetase; this encodes MPSTIIVGGFFGDEGKGKIVAHIAQKDQATIIARGGVGPNAGHTINVQNEKYVVRMIPSGFLYPKAELMIGSGVLVDPRVFAHELDILKCAGRTRIDSRCGIIEEEHILLDKKDPHLSKTVGSTGSGCGPANSDRVMRKGRLARDVPELAPYITDVAQNVNDAIEKGDSILIEGTQGFGISLYYGNYPFVTSKDTSASQMAADVGVGPTNIDDVVVVFKAFPTRVGEGPFPTELTHDESIALGIQEFGAVTHRERRIGMWDGKMARYSAMINGCTTIAITGIDHIDESVYGATDYAKLTPKALAFIDQIEADTGKPVGIISTGPDQSHIIDIRSEL